A genomic region of Caenorhabditis elegans chromosome V contains the following coding sequences:
- the sup-37 gene encoding C2H2-type domain-containing protein (Confirmed by transcript evidence) has translation MSISGEDNEIILNASLSNSPDQLDVFEESRRNFLESINATVSMTSNGSKNGIEDIANRLKQNGNTTSTSLTSNSGLYPTDPTIISNHTPSMQLSCVECGVTKANSEEMEIHIKTEHLKWLPFQCPMCLVERASDAQMREHLHSSHQKNMSKFIYVDNVKAKRRLQILMDSAFSLNVSERVNAKNHPSSSTSASPYSPTSYHRGMNSSPSSGRNTSTSNGSATSAATASAQAAATAIVNHHKEKEKQTAQATADFLKLLDFTGINGEIGEHKAQSSSTRSSSGRKRPYVPTSATEAITTMELAAPSAESFLASLNSFSHAQTPENEENDHPTLFSVDDLNIDSTSTLATLFGGGARKTKYDDGEMPHDEDPLLDSLNPISVLDNVAALFGSTPDRSVETETKKTSSISKKRVLGECSKCQKPVTAGARQMHMFFHLAKDELIFRFRCKHEGCSVEHYRKDQMENHQSKAHGRIDPDMMEDRSLELFQKCQDLSMELLGTKNGTIPGPTAAKAEIAYAAQQAANAQRNSQKSKLPGLSSLCSSTAGTAGSTSNGFGPLKLVPDEDHPLQCRLCGKTMQNRIRGFHILWHMAKDKGINRYTCKYCNFGHDRSQSVQVHGKKEHGTDDCVEDRIGEYQDDVKEMSASCFGISSLFAQESKRKNKFPAAAPREHKDLVSMVSSSHEASPAVPVDEEASNDSAIKEEEKPLILNDEEMEELGEDDEVEHEQEHEDEDGEGDEDDDGEGEETTPITSSKSSKKKWRRAFNIRSKKSKKQKEDAVVARSVSILIGGAQFYKKKVNEFCYCEKCGKQTNSRLPEHAYTHMDGVELYSCSACSFGNQCKETVMKHMRESHPLCAERCVDNRLGHIKEIKKQLGQCFPAFFIDHPLPTRSDIEKLQILASGGDLKIGGIEKYLKEECEDGEPSEAPEDEEMEEDDDGVSSD, from the exons ATGAGCATCAGCGGAGAGGACAACGAGATTATACTGAACGCAAGTCTATCAAATTCTCCCGACCAGTTAGACGTTTTTGAGGAAAGTCGTCGAAATTTTCTCGAGAGTATCAACGCAACAG TCTCAATGACCTCcaatggctcaaaaaatggaatcgAGGATATTGCAAATCGTCTGAAACAGAATGGGAACACTACTTCAACATCCTTAACATCCAACAGTGGACTTTATCCAACCGATCCAACCATCATCTCCAACCATACTCCTTCGATGCAATTGAGTTGTGTTGAATGTGGAGTCACAAAAGCTAATTCAGAAGAAATGGAGATTCACATTAAGACAGAACATCTCAAATGGCTTCCATTTCAATGTCCAATGTGTCTCGTAGAACGAGCTTCTGATGCACAAATGAGAGAGCATCTTCATTCATCACatcagaaaaatatgagcAAGTTCATTTATGTGGACAATGTGAAAGCAAAACGGAGATTACAAATTCTGATGGACAGTGCATTCTCACTGAATGTCTCGGAACGAGTGAATGCAAAAAATCATCCATCTTCTTCTACATCTGCATCTCCATACTCACCGACAAGTTATCACCGTGGAATGAACTCTTCACCATCTTCCGGAAGAAACACCTCAACTTCGAATGGTAGTGCCACGTCAGCTGCAACTGCGTCGGCTCAAGCTGCTGCTACTGCAATTGTAAATCATcacaaagaaaaagagaagcaAACGGCTCAAGCTACTGCAGACTTTCTCAAGCTTCTCGATTTTACTGGAATTAATGGAGAAATTGGTGAACATAAAGCACAAAGTTCTTCCACAAGAAGCTCCAGTGGCAGAAAACGTCCCTATGTGCCCACATCTGCCACCGAAGCCATAACAACTATGGAATTGGCTGCTCCGAGTGCGGAATCGTTTTTGGCCAGCTTGAACTCTTTCAGCCATGCCCAGACAcctgaaaatgaggaaaatgatcacc CTACATTGTTCTCTGTCGACGATCTCAACATTGACAGCACTTCCACACTCGCAACGCTTTTCGGTGGAGGCGCCCGAAAAACAAAGTATGATGACGGTGAGATGCCACACGATGAAGATCCCTTGTTGGACTCGTTGAATCCAATCTCTGTTCTCGATAACGTCGCCGCTCTCTTTGGCTCCACTCCCGATAGAAGTGTTGAAACGGAAACAAAGAAGACGTCAAGCATTTCGAAAAAGCGTGTGCTCGGAGAATGCTCTAAATGTCAGAAGCCCGTGACTGCTGGAGCCCGACAAATGCACATGTTCTTCCACTTGGCGAAGGATGAACTGATTTTCCGTTTCCGCTGCAAGCATGAGGGATGTAGTGTCGAGCATTACCGTAAAGATCAAATGGAGAATCATCAGTCGAAAGCCCATGGCAGAATTGATCCAGATATGATGGAGGATCGTTCGCTggaattgtttcaaaagtgTCAG GATCTCTCCATGGAACTGCTCGGAACTAAAAATGGAACGATACCCGGACCGACTGCCGCAAAAGCTGAAATCGCCTATGCAGCACAACAAGCAGCCAACGCTCAACGG aattcacaAAAGTCGAAACTTCCCGGATTGTCAAGTCTTTGCTCTTCAACCGCAGGCACTGCTGGTAGCACTTCAAACG gtTTCGGACCTCTGAAGCTTGTACCAGATGAAGATCATCCACTTCAATGCAGACTTTGTGGAAAAACCATGCAGAATAGA ATCCGTGGCTTCCACATTCTGTGGCATATGGCCAAAGATAAAGGAATCAATCGCTACACTTGTAAATACTGCAACTTTGGGCATGATCGCTCCCAATCTGTGCAAGTCCATGGAAAGAAAGAGCATGGAACTGACGATTGTGTCGAGGATCGTATTGGAGAGTATCAAGACGATGTCAAGGAAATGTCCGCGTCCTGTTTCGGAATCTCCTCGCTTTTTGCTCAGGAGAGCAAACGGAAGAACAAATTCCCGGCGGCAGCCCCTCGTGAACACAAAGATCTGGTTTCAATGGTGAGTAGTAGTCACGAAGCTTCACCGGCTGTGCCAGTTGATGAGGAAGCGTCGAATGATAGTGCTATCAAAGAAGAGGAGAAGCCTCTGATTCTTAATGATGAGGAAATGGAAGAGTTGGGAGAAGACGATGAAGTGGAACATGAGCAGGAGCATGAGGACGAAGATGGAGAAggagatgaagatgatgatggtgaAGGAGAAGAAACAACTCCTATCACTAGCTCAAAGAGCTCCAAGAAAAAATGGCGAAGAGCTTTCAATATTCgatcaaaaaagtcaaaaaagcAGAAGGAAGACGCAGTAGTTGCTCGTTCCGTTTCGATTCTTATCGGTGGAGCTCAGTTTTACAAAAAGAAGGTTAATGAATTCTGCTACTGCGAAAAGTGCGGAAAACAGACAAATAGTCGCCTTCCCGAGCACGCTTACACTCATATGGATGGTGTTGAGCTGTACTCTTGCTCGGCGTGTTCTTTTGGAAACCAATGCAAGGAGACTGTAATGAAGCATATGCGCGAGAGTCATCCTTTGTGTGCTGAACGGTGTGTAGACAATCGATTGGGGCATATCAAGGAGATCAAGAAACAGCTCGGCCAATGCTTCCCTGCTTTTTTCATCGATCATCCGTTGCCAACGAGATCtgatatcgaaaaatt gcaaatcctTGCATCCGGTGGAGATCTCAAAATTGGTGGAATTGAGAAATATCTGAAAGAGGAATGTGAAGATGGTGAACCATCTGAAGCTCCTGAAGATGAGGAGatggaagaagatgatgatggtgTCTCTTCTGATTAA
- the sup-37 gene encoding C2H2-type domain-containing protein (Confirmed by transcript evidence) — MSISGEDNEIILNASLSNSPDQLDVFEESRRNFLESINATVSMTSNGSKNGIEDIANRLKQNGNTTSTSLTSNSGLYPTDPTIISNHTPSMQLSCVECGVTKANSEEMEIHIKTEHLKWLPFQCPMCLVERASDAQMREHLHSSHQKNMSKFIYVDNVKAKRRLQILMDSAFSLNVSERVNAKNHPSSSTSASPYSPTSYHRGMNSSPSSGRNTSTSNGSATSAATASAQAAATAIVNHHKEKEKQTAQATADFLKLLDFTGINGEIGEHKAQSSSTRSSSGRKRPYVPTSATEAITTMELAAPSAESFLASLNSFSHAQTPENEENDHPTLFSVDDLNIDSTSTLATLFGGGARKTKYDDGEMPHDEDPLLDSLNPISVLDNVAALFGSTPDRSVETETKKTSSISKKRVLGECSKCQKPVTAGARQMHMFFHLAKDELIFRFRCKHEGCSVEHYRKDQMENHQSKAHGRIDPDMMEDRSLELFQKCQELNHELFVAHRHGHRASPQWTGGSADLAGYQNSQKSKLPGLSSLCSSTAGTAGSTSNGFGPLKLVPDEDHPLQCRLCGKTMQNRIRGFHILWHMAKDKGINRYTCKYCNFGHDRSQSVQVHGKKEHGTDDCVEDRIGEYQDDVKEMSASCFGISSLFAQESKRKNKFPAAAPREHKDLVSMVSSSHEASPAVPVDEEASNDSAIKEEEKPLILNDEEMEELGEDDEVEHEQEHEDEDGEGDEDDDGEGEETTPITSSKSSKKKWRRAFNIRSKKSKKQKEDAVVARSVSILIGGAQFYKKKVNEFCYCEKCGKQTNSRLPEHAYTHMDGVELYSCSACSFGNQCKETVMKHMRESHPLCAERCVDNRLGHIKEIKKQLGQCFPAFFIDHPLPTRSDIEKLQILASGGDLKIGGIEKYLKEECEDGEPSEAPEDEEMEEDDDGVSSD, encoded by the exons ATGAGCATCAGCGGAGAGGACAACGAGATTATACTGAACGCAAGTCTATCAAATTCTCCCGACCAGTTAGACGTTTTTGAGGAAAGTCGTCGAAATTTTCTCGAGAGTATCAACGCAACAG TCTCAATGACCTCcaatggctcaaaaaatggaatcgAGGATATTGCAAATCGTCTGAAACAGAATGGGAACACTACTTCAACATCCTTAACATCCAACAGTGGACTTTATCCAACCGATCCAACCATCATCTCCAACCATACTCCTTCGATGCAATTGAGTTGTGTTGAATGTGGAGTCACAAAAGCTAATTCAGAAGAAATGGAGATTCACATTAAGACAGAACATCTCAAATGGCTTCCATTTCAATGTCCAATGTGTCTCGTAGAACGAGCTTCTGATGCACAAATGAGAGAGCATCTTCATTCATCACatcagaaaaatatgagcAAGTTCATTTATGTGGACAATGTGAAAGCAAAACGGAGATTACAAATTCTGATGGACAGTGCATTCTCACTGAATGTCTCGGAACGAGTGAATGCAAAAAATCATCCATCTTCTTCTACATCTGCATCTCCATACTCACCGACAAGTTATCACCGTGGAATGAACTCTTCACCATCTTCCGGAAGAAACACCTCAACTTCGAATGGTAGTGCCACGTCAGCTGCAACTGCGTCGGCTCAAGCTGCTGCTACTGCAATTGTAAATCATcacaaagaaaaagagaagcaAACGGCTCAAGCTACTGCAGACTTTCTCAAGCTTCTCGATTTTACTGGAATTAATGGAGAAATTGGTGAACATAAAGCACAAAGTTCTTCCACAAGAAGCTCCAGTGGCAGAAAACGTCCCTATGTGCCCACATCTGCCACCGAAGCCATAACAACTATGGAATTGGCTGCTCCGAGTGCGGAATCGTTTTTGGCCAGCTTGAACTCTTTCAGCCATGCCCAGACAcctgaaaatgaggaaaatgatcacc CTACATTGTTCTCTGTCGACGATCTCAACATTGACAGCACTTCCACACTCGCAACGCTTTTCGGTGGAGGCGCCCGAAAAACAAAGTATGATGACGGTGAGATGCCACACGATGAAGATCCCTTGTTGGACTCGTTGAATCCAATCTCTGTTCTCGATAACGTCGCCGCTCTCTTTGGCTCCACTCCCGATAGAAGTGTTGAAACGGAAACAAAGAAGACGTCAAGCATTTCGAAAAAGCGTGTGCTCGGAGAATGCTCTAAATGTCAGAAGCCCGTGACTGCTGGAGCCCGACAAATGCACATGTTCTTCCACTTGGCGAAGGATGAACTGATTTTCCGTTTCCGCTGCAAGCATGAGGGATGTAGTGTCGAGCATTACCGTAAAGATCAAATGGAGAATCATCAGTCGAAAGCCCATGGCAGAATTGATCCAGATATGATGGAGGATCGTTCGCTggaattgtttcaaaagtgTCAG GAGTTAAATCACGAGCTTTTCGTTGCACATCGTCACGGACATCGCGCGAGCCCGCAGTGGACGGGTGGTTCGGCTGATTTGGCCGGCTACCAG aattcacaAAAGTCGAAACTTCCCGGATTGTCAAGTCTTTGCTCTTCAACCGCAGGCACTGCTGGTAGCACTTCAAACG gtTTCGGACCTCTGAAGCTTGTACCAGATGAAGATCATCCACTTCAATGCAGACTTTGTGGAAAAACCATGCAGAATAGA ATCCGTGGCTTCCACATTCTGTGGCATATGGCCAAAGATAAAGGAATCAATCGCTACACTTGTAAATACTGCAACTTTGGGCATGATCGCTCCCAATCTGTGCAAGTCCATGGAAAGAAAGAGCATGGAACTGACGATTGTGTCGAGGATCGTATTGGAGAGTATCAAGACGATGTCAAGGAAATGTCCGCGTCCTGTTTCGGAATCTCCTCGCTTTTTGCTCAGGAGAGCAAACGGAAGAACAAATTCCCGGCGGCAGCCCCTCGTGAACACAAAGATCTGGTTTCAATGGTGAGTAGTAGTCACGAAGCTTCACCGGCTGTGCCAGTTGATGAGGAAGCGTCGAATGATAGTGCTATCAAAGAAGAGGAGAAGCCTCTGATTCTTAATGATGAGGAAATGGAAGAGTTGGGAGAAGACGATGAAGTGGAACATGAGCAGGAGCATGAGGACGAAGATGGAGAAggagatgaagatgatgatggtgaAGGAGAAGAAACAACTCCTATCACTAGCTCAAAGAGCTCCAAGAAAAAATGGCGAAGAGCTTTCAATATTCgatcaaaaaagtcaaaaaagcAGAAGGAAGACGCAGTAGTTGCTCGTTCCGTTTCGATTCTTATCGGTGGAGCTCAGTTTTACAAAAAGAAGGTTAATGAATTCTGCTACTGCGAAAAGTGCGGAAAACAGACAAATAGTCGCCTTCCCGAGCACGCTTACACTCATATGGATGGTGTTGAGCTGTACTCTTGCTCGGCGTGTTCTTTTGGAAACCAATGCAAGGAGACTGTAATGAAGCATATGCGCGAGAGTCATCCTTTGTGTGCTGAACGGTGTGTAGACAATCGATTGGGGCATATCAAGGAGATCAAGAAACAGCTCGGCCAATGCTTCCCTGCTTTTTTCATCGATCATCCGTTGCCAACGAGATCtgatatcgaaaaatt gcaaatcctTGCATCCGGTGGAGATCTCAAAATTGGTGGAATTGAGAAATATCTGAAAGAGGAATGTGAAGATGGTGAACCATCTGAAGCTCCTGAAGATGAGGAGatggaagaagatgatgatggtgTCTCTTCTGATTAA
- the sup-37 gene encoding C2H2-type domain-containing protein (Confirmed by transcript evidence), whose amino-acid sequence MSISGEDNEIILNASLSNSPDQLDVFEESRRNFLESINATVSMTSNGSKNGIEDIANRLKQNGNTTSTSLTSNSGLYPTDPTIISNHTPSMQLSCVECGVTKANSEEMEIHIKTEHLKWLPFQCPMCLVERASDAQMREHLHSSHQKNMSKFIYVDNVKAKRRLQILMDSAFSLNVSERVNAKNHPSSSTSASPYSPTSYHRGMNSSPSSGRNTSTSNGSATSAATASAQAAATAIVNHHKEKEKQTAQATADFLKLLDFTGINGEIGEHKAQSSSTRSSSGRKRPYVPTSATEAITTMELAAPSAESFLASLNSFSHAQTPENEENDHPTLFSVDDLNIDSTSTLATLFGGGARKTKYDDGEMPHDEDPLLDSLNPISVLDNVAALFGSTPDRSVETETKKTSSISKKRVLGECSKCQKPVTAGARQMHMFFHLAKDELIFRFRCKHEGCSVEHYRKDQMENHQSKAHGRIDPDMMEDRSLELFQKCQISPWNCSELKMERYPDRLPQKLKSPMQHNKQPTLNGFGPLKLVPDEDHPLQCRLCGKTMQNRIRGFHILWHMAKDKGINRYTCKYCNFGHDRSQSVQVHGKKEHGTDDCVEDRIGEYQDDVKEMSASCFGISSLFAQESKRKNKFPAAAPREHKDLVSMVSSSHEASPAVPVDEEASNDSAIKEEEKPLILNDEEMEELGEDDEVEHEQEHEDEDGEGDEDDDGEGEETTPITSSKSSKKKWRRAFNIRSKKSKKQKEDAVVARSVSILIGGAQFYKKKVNEFCYCEKCGKQTNSRLPEHAYTHMDGVELYSCSACSFGNQCKETVMKHMRESHPLCAERCVDNRLGHIKEIKKQLGQCFPAFFIDHPLPTRSDIEKLQILASGGDLKIGGIEKYLKEECEDGEPSEAPEDEEMEEDDDGVSSD is encoded by the exons ATGAGCATCAGCGGAGAGGACAACGAGATTATACTGAACGCAAGTCTATCAAATTCTCCCGACCAGTTAGACGTTTTTGAGGAAAGTCGTCGAAATTTTCTCGAGAGTATCAACGCAACAG TCTCAATGACCTCcaatggctcaaaaaatggaatcgAGGATATTGCAAATCGTCTGAAACAGAATGGGAACACTACTTCAACATCCTTAACATCCAACAGTGGACTTTATCCAACCGATCCAACCATCATCTCCAACCATACTCCTTCGATGCAATTGAGTTGTGTTGAATGTGGAGTCACAAAAGCTAATTCAGAAGAAATGGAGATTCACATTAAGACAGAACATCTCAAATGGCTTCCATTTCAATGTCCAATGTGTCTCGTAGAACGAGCTTCTGATGCACAAATGAGAGAGCATCTTCATTCATCACatcagaaaaatatgagcAAGTTCATTTATGTGGACAATGTGAAAGCAAAACGGAGATTACAAATTCTGATGGACAGTGCATTCTCACTGAATGTCTCGGAACGAGTGAATGCAAAAAATCATCCATCTTCTTCTACATCTGCATCTCCATACTCACCGACAAGTTATCACCGTGGAATGAACTCTTCACCATCTTCCGGAAGAAACACCTCAACTTCGAATGGTAGTGCCACGTCAGCTGCAACTGCGTCGGCTCAAGCTGCTGCTACTGCAATTGTAAATCATcacaaagaaaaagagaagcaAACGGCTCAAGCTACTGCAGACTTTCTCAAGCTTCTCGATTTTACTGGAATTAATGGAGAAATTGGTGAACATAAAGCACAAAGTTCTTCCACAAGAAGCTCCAGTGGCAGAAAACGTCCCTATGTGCCCACATCTGCCACCGAAGCCATAACAACTATGGAATTGGCTGCTCCGAGTGCGGAATCGTTTTTGGCCAGCTTGAACTCTTTCAGCCATGCCCAGACAcctgaaaatgaggaaaatgatcacc CTACATTGTTCTCTGTCGACGATCTCAACATTGACAGCACTTCCACACTCGCAACGCTTTTCGGTGGAGGCGCCCGAAAAACAAAGTATGATGACGGTGAGATGCCACACGATGAAGATCCCTTGTTGGACTCGTTGAATCCAATCTCTGTTCTCGATAACGTCGCCGCTCTCTTTGGCTCCACTCCCGATAGAAGTGTTGAAACGGAAACAAAGAAGACGTCAAGCATTTCGAAAAAGCGTGTGCTCGGAGAATGCTCTAAATGTCAGAAGCCCGTGACTGCTGGAGCCCGACAAATGCACATGTTCTTCCACTTGGCGAAGGATGAACTGATTTTCCGTTTCCGCTGCAAGCATGAGGGATGTAGTGTCGAGCATTACCGTAAAGATCAAATGGAGAATCATCAGTCGAAAGCCCATGGCAGAATTGATCCAGATATGATGGAGGATCGTTCGCTggaattgtttcaaaagtgTCAG ATCTCTCCATGGAACTGCTCGGAACTAAAAATGGAACGATACCCGGACCGACTGCCGCAAAAGCTGAAATCGCCTATGCAGCACAACAAGCAGCCAACGCTCAACGG tTTCGGACCTCTGAAGCTTGTACCAGATGAAGATCATCCACTTCAATGCAGACTTTGTGGAAAAACCATGCAGAATAGA ATCCGTGGCTTCCACATTCTGTGGCATATGGCCAAAGATAAAGGAATCAATCGCTACACTTGTAAATACTGCAACTTTGGGCATGATCGCTCCCAATCTGTGCAAGTCCATGGAAAGAAAGAGCATGGAACTGACGATTGTGTCGAGGATCGTATTGGAGAGTATCAAGACGATGTCAAGGAAATGTCCGCGTCCTGTTTCGGAATCTCCTCGCTTTTTGCTCAGGAGAGCAAACGGAAGAACAAATTCCCGGCGGCAGCCCCTCGTGAACACAAAGATCTGGTTTCAATGGTGAGTAGTAGTCACGAAGCTTCACCGGCTGTGCCAGTTGATGAGGAAGCGTCGAATGATAGTGCTATCAAAGAAGAGGAGAAGCCTCTGATTCTTAATGATGAGGAAATGGAAGAGTTGGGAGAAGACGATGAAGTGGAACATGAGCAGGAGCATGAGGACGAAGATGGAGAAggagatgaagatgatgatggtgaAGGAGAAGAAACAACTCCTATCACTAGCTCAAAGAGCTCCAAGAAAAAATGGCGAAGAGCTTTCAATATTCgatcaaaaaagtcaaaaaagcAGAAGGAAGACGCAGTAGTTGCTCGTTCCGTTTCGATTCTTATCGGTGGAGCTCAGTTTTACAAAAAGAAGGTTAATGAATTCTGCTACTGCGAAAAGTGCGGAAAACAGACAAATAGTCGCCTTCCCGAGCACGCTTACACTCATATGGATGGTGTTGAGCTGTACTCTTGCTCGGCGTGTTCTTTTGGAAACCAATGCAAGGAGACTGTAATGAAGCATATGCGCGAGAGTCATCCTTTGTGTGCTGAACGGTGTGTAGACAATCGATTGGGGCATATCAAGGAGATCAAGAAACAGCTCGGCCAATGCTTCCCTGCTTTTTTCATCGATCATCCGTTGCCAACGAGATCtgatatcgaaaaatt gcaaatcctTGCATCCGGTGGAGATCTCAAAATTGGTGGAATTGAGAAATATCTGAAAGAGGAATGTGAAGATGGTGAACCATCTGAAGCTCCTGAAGATGAGGAGatggaagaagatgatgatggtgTCTCTTCTGATTAA
- the sup-37 gene encoding C2H2-type domain-containing protein (Confirmed by transcript evidence) gives MSISGEDNEIILNASLSNSPDQLDVFEESRRNFLESINATVSMTSNGSKNGIEDIANRLKQNGNTTSTSLTSNSGLYPTDPTIISNHTPSMQLSCVECGVTKANSEEMEIHIKTEHLKWLPFQCPMCLVERASDAQMREHLHSSHQKNMSKFIYVDNVKAKRRLQILMDSAFSLNVSERVNAKNHPSSSTSASPYSPTSYHRGMNSSPSSGRNTSTSNGSATSAATASAQAAATAIVNHHKEKEKQTAQATADFLKLLDFTGINGEIGEHKAQSSSTRSSSGRKRPYVPTSATEAITTMELAAPSAESFLASLNSFSHAQTPENEENDHPTLFSVDDLNIDSTSTLATLFGGGARKTKYDDGEMPHDEDPLLDSLNPISVLDNVAALFGSTPDRSVETETKKTSSISKKRVLGECSKCQKPVTAGARQMHMFFHLAKDELIFRFRCKHEGCSVEHYRKDQMENHQSKAHGRIDPDMMEDRSLELFQKCQDLSMELLGTKNGTIPGPTAAKAEIAYAAQQAANAQRVRSRGHGISSTTSQSSNPANSLLAV, from the exons ATGAGCATCAGCGGAGAGGACAACGAGATTATACTGAACGCAAGTCTATCAAATTCTCCCGACCAGTTAGACGTTTTTGAGGAAAGTCGTCGAAATTTTCTCGAGAGTATCAACGCAACAG TCTCAATGACCTCcaatggctcaaaaaatggaatcgAGGATATTGCAAATCGTCTGAAACAGAATGGGAACACTACTTCAACATCCTTAACATCCAACAGTGGACTTTATCCAACCGATCCAACCATCATCTCCAACCATACTCCTTCGATGCAATTGAGTTGTGTTGAATGTGGAGTCACAAAAGCTAATTCAGAAGAAATGGAGATTCACATTAAGACAGAACATCTCAAATGGCTTCCATTTCAATGTCCAATGTGTCTCGTAGAACGAGCTTCTGATGCACAAATGAGAGAGCATCTTCATTCATCACatcagaaaaatatgagcAAGTTCATTTATGTGGACAATGTGAAAGCAAAACGGAGATTACAAATTCTGATGGACAGTGCATTCTCACTGAATGTCTCGGAACGAGTGAATGCAAAAAATCATCCATCTTCTTCTACATCTGCATCTCCATACTCACCGACAAGTTATCACCGTGGAATGAACTCTTCACCATCTTCCGGAAGAAACACCTCAACTTCGAATGGTAGTGCCACGTCAGCTGCAACTGCGTCGGCTCAAGCTGCTGCTACTGCAATTGTAAATCATcacaaagaaaaagagaagcaAACGGCTCAAGCTACTGCAGACTTTCTCAAGCTTCTCGATTTTACTGGAATTAATGGAGAAATTGGTGAACATAAAGCACAAAGTTCTTCCACAAGAAGCTCCAGTGGCAGAAAACGTCCCTATGTGCCCACATCTGCCACCGAAGCCATAACAACTATGGAATTGGCTGCTCCGAGTGCGGAATCGTTTTTGGCCAGCTTGAACTCTTTCAGCCATGCCCAGACAcctgaaaatgaggaaaatgatcacc CTACATTGTTCTCTGTCGACGATCTCAACATTGACAGCACTTCCACACTCGCAACGCTTTTCGGTGGAGGCGCCCGAAAAACAAAGTATGATGACGGTGAGATGCCACACGATGAAGATCCCTTGTTGGACTCGTTGAATCCAATCTCTGTTCTCGATAACGTCGCCGCTCTCTTTGGCTCCACTCCCGATAGAAGTGTTGAAACGGAAACAAAGAAGACGTCAAGCATTTCGAAAAAGCGTGTGCTCGGAGAATGCTCTAAATGTCAGAAGCCCGTGACTGCTGGAGCCCGACAAATGCACATGTTCTTCCACTTGGCGAAGGATGAACTGATTTTCCGTTTCCGCTGCAAGCATGAGGGATGTAGTGTCGAGCATTACCGTAAAGATCAAATGGAGAATCATCAGTCGAAAGCCCATGGCAGAATTGATCCAGATATGATGGAGGATCGTTCGCTggaattgtttcaaaagtgTCAG GATCTCTCCATGGAACTGCTCGGAACTAAAAATGGAACGATACCCGGACCGACTGCCGCAAAAGCTGAAATCGCCTATGCAGCACAACAAGCAGCCAACGCTCAACGGGTAAGATCCAGAGGTCACGGAATATCATCTACTACGTCACAATCTTCAAATCCTGCAAATTCTTTACTTGCTGtgtga